The following coding sequences lie in one Helicoverpa zea isolate HzStark_Cry1AcR chromosome 14, ilHelZeax1.1, whole genome shotgun sequence genomic window:
- the LOC124636148 gene encoding proteoglycan 4-like: protein MEQVCLLFCTLVIFGYTVSTNEGGLLDPFKNIFAQNSRAQSRPDPLLEQLIAPYQDNNQPIDNIDFDPNNPGQPNNAGYPTYPKGFDEIFQAHPSAAHPVPFKSKETINGPIRKKAKEKPKAPEKPKEKKPALEKAKPCPDPEPPKPCPCGKVKSPDPCKCPEGEPKCPEPAPKSPEPPPKCTDPVPKCPELGPKYQELAPKPEPECKCPEPPKPPEPAPKCPEPAPKECSDCPKKPSSQINFVSPYNDLNNNRRIPSDRANNARFPQAHLYPEKSSQTKFNYDKQNQYRFPSIKPHQARIPPLKPYQTRLSAAGQFHPKQLMDMRPYSSKQAPESPYGLKSSAENQFSLKQASDRLYNSKLQQLQEQLKSKSSSDGSNKLKSPSEKQHYEVTSKLTQNNPNQLSNNPKKTKPPVENQYNTKKIAEDPFKSKLPTDNQYQRKFSDDSVRSKSPVENQYNTKQLSDDPYKIKLPSENQYNSKQLSEDPYNSKLPIENQNNLKQPSDPLPTENQCNSKQLSEGNSKIPSEEQFTAKRPEEEQPPSDQKVSSEDQYNSKKTVEDSYEPKLLPKNQFDSKVPSNSPLRLKQLPVNGQYQSIPAAPLNLALPYSQPSNSPSDDSYSKLPADIPNNLDLPSDDLSNSKLPPDNSNHYENPSDDISRISSNRLSKFRIPAENPNIVKFPIEGIESSRYSVVDPNNPFSLDIDDNFDNNRWWPEEATKVQESITTLKPAPNKHDKKIDYDEIVAQKFPQAVKLLEELRKLNKLKEQRKENNYDDVYYEYTELPQILSSTVFPTAKSYNNDEINELLKPEALDMRFTTEQNVVTDKLIMRKLTKRRFYYEAKPVTPETEKASVNETVYYIDL, encoded by the exons ATGGAacaagtttgtttgttattctgtACACTAGTGATATTTG GGTACACAGTTTCTACGAATGAAGGTGGTCTGCTAGATccattcaaaaacatttttgctCAGAATTCACGCGCTCAAAGCAGACCAGATCCACTGCTTGAACAGCTGATAGCACCTTACCAAGATAATAATCAACCTATTGATAATATTGACTTCGATCCCAACAATCCTGGACAACCAAACAATGCTGGGTATCCAACTTATCCAAAAGGATTTGATGAGATTTTTCAAGCTCATCCCAGTGCAGCTCACCCAGTACCATTTAAATCGAAAGAAACAATAAATGGCCCAATTAGGAAAAAGGCTAAGGAAAAACCAAAAGCTCCAGAgaaaccaaaagaaaaaaaacctgCTCTAGAGAAAGCAAAGCCTTGCCCAGACCCGGAACCGCCAAAGCCTTGTCCTTGTGGAAAAGTGAAAAGTCCAGATCCATGTAAGTGTCCAGAAGGTGAGCCTAAATGTCCTGAACCAGCACCTAAAAGTCCAGAACCACCGCCTAAATGTACAGATCCAGTACCGAAATGCCCAGAACTAGGGCCTAAATACCAAGAACTGGCGCCTAAACCGGAACCGGAGTGTAAGTGTCCAGAACCTCCTAAACCCCCAGAACCTGCTCCTAAATGTCCAGAACCGGCTCCAAAAGAATGTTCCGACTGTCCGAAGAAACCTAGCAGTCAAATTAATTTCGTATCACCATACAACGATTTAAACAATAATCGAAGAATACCTTCTGACCGCGCCAATAATGCAAGATTCCCTCAGGCCCATCTATATCCTGAAAAGTCAAGTCAGACAAAATTTAATTACGATAAACAAAATCAATACAGATTTCCTTCAATAAAACCACATCAAGCAAGAATACCTCCTCTGAAACCATATCAAACAAGGCTGTCTGCTGCTGGTCAATTTCATCCAAAGCAGCTTATGGACATGCGTCCATATAGTTCAAAACAAGCTCCTGAGAGTCCATACGGCTTAAAATCATCTGCAGAAAATCAATTTAGTTTAAAACAAGCTTCTGATAGGTTGTACAATTCAAAACTACAACAATTACAAGAACAATTAAAGTCTAAATCATCCTCTGATGGGTCGAATAAACTTAAATCACCTTCAGAAAAACAACATTATGAAGTAACGTCTAAATTAACTCAAAACAACCCAAACCAACTTTCCAACAATccgaaaaaaacaaaaccaccAGTTGAAAAtcaatataatacaaaaaaaattgctgaAGATCCGTTTAAGTCTAAACTACCGACAGATAACCAATATCAAAGAAAATTTTCTGACGATTCTGTTAGGTCAAAGTCACCAGTAGAAAATCAATACAACACTAAACAGCTTTCTGATGATCCCTATAAAATAAAGCTACCGTCAGAAAATCAATATAACTCGAAACAACTCTCTGAAGATCCTTATAATTCAAAATTACCCATAGAAAATCAAAACAACTTAAAACAGCCTTCTGATCCTTTACCAACAGAAAATCAATGTAACTCGAAACAACTTTCtgaaggtaattcaaaaatACCCTCGGAAGAACAATTTACTGCAAAACGACCTGAAGAAGAACAACCTCCTTCCGATCAAAAAGTATCTTCTGAAGATCAATATAACTCGAAGAAGACTGTAGAAGATTCGTATGAACCAAAATTACTTCCAAAAAATCAATTTGATTCCAAAGTCCCTTCCAATAGTCCTTTACGACTAAAACAACTACCAGTAAATGGACAATATCAGTCGATTCCCGCCGCGCCGTTGAATTTAGCACTGCCTTATAGTCAACCAAGTAACTCACCTTCGGATGATAGCTATTCAAAACTACCTGCTGATATTCCGAACAACCTTGATTTACCTTCTGACGATTTAAGTAATTCAAAATTGCCTCCAGATAATTCTAATCATTATGAGAACCCTTCCGACGACATTTCAAGAATTTCTTCCAATAGACTAAGTAAGTTTAGAATACCCGCAGAAAAtccaaatattgtaaaatttccTATAGAGGGAATAGAGTCTTCAAGGTATTCTGTGGTAGATCCTAATAATCCTTTCAGTTTGGATATCGACGATAATTTCGATAATAACAGGTGGTGGCCCGAAGAAGCCACAAAGGTCCAAGAAAGCATTACTACATTGAAACCAGCACCAAACAAACATGACAAGAAAATTGATTATGACGAAATTGTAGCGCAGAAGTTCCCTCAAGCAGTGAAGTTGTTAGAAGAATTACGAAAACTAAACAAATTGAAGGAACAAAGAAAGGAAAATAATTACGACGATGTGTATTATGAATATACTGAGTTACCTCAGATATTATCAAGTACGGTTTTTCCAACCGCTAAATCTTACAACAACGATGAGATTAATGAACTTCTGAAGCCTGAAGCTCTTGATATGAGGTTTACAACTGAACAAAATGTTGTGACCGATAAGTTAATAATGAGGAAACTCACAAAAAGAAGGTTTTATTACGAAGCTAAACCTGTGACACCCGAAACTGAGAAGGCCAGCGTTAACGAAACTGTTTACTATATTGACTTATAa
- the LOC124636422 gene encoding cytochrome P450 6B1-like — MIVQVLFILIIIFLITYFQYMWRVYSYWKIRGVVGPKPYPFVGNYKTVMFREESEGDFLKKLYDQYPNEKFIGIYKGIRPVLIIRDPYYIKCVLIRDYDSFRDRCLESPLRMFDRSLFIMKGGARWHAMRTSLSPSFAKSKLVRMVPYIQKGTDKYVQYVDYLISNNIEHEIRDLMSKCMTEIIGNVVFGVELEVFKSNNEFQDAINKVLNPQLQASLLHASSFICPHVVQLIVPLIKREFEKRLYNAFRKFVTSLIYQPRGNKNESPIFIDALVDLKENCKVKHGREVPDIDDDDVVQQCLTYCLATYESTSGVLSFMVHELAHNPHIQNKCYEEIMTVLEKHDGPLTLEALNEMKYLEMTLDETMRLHPTPHCIDRKCSSKYTLPDTNITVDKGTFIFIPVHGLHRDPKYYENPYVFDPERFLPENKAKTEPYVYLPFGDGPRTCLGLRLGKILLLAVMSSFLQKFKVSPCAKSKPIRYDPERQLATTAIGGVWVNIEPRS; from the exons ATGATTGTGCAggttctatttattttgattattatatttttaattacttattttcaatACATGTGGAGAGTTTACTCTTATTGGAAAATCAGAGGAGTCGTTGGACCAAAACCATACCCATTTGTGGGAAACTACAAAACTGTTATGTTCCGAGAAGAATCTGAAGGAGattttttgaagaaattatATGATCAGTATCCAAACGAAAAGTTCATTGGAATATACAAGGGAATACGACCGGTTCTTATAATTAGAGATCCTTACTATATCAAATGTGTGTTAATAAGAGATTATGATAGTTTTCGTGACAGATGTCTGGAAAGCCCATTGCGAATGTTCGATAGAAGCTTGTTTATTATGAAAGGAGGCGCACGGTGGCACGCCATGAGAACAAGTCTATCACCGAGTTTTGCCAAATCCAAGTTGGTCCGAATGGTTCCATATATTCAAAAAGGTACAGACAAATATGTGCAATACGTAGACTATTTAATTAGCAACAATATTGAACATGAAATCCGTGACTTAATGAGCAAATGCATGACAGAAATTATTGGAAATGTTGTATTTGGTGTAGAGCTGGAAGTATTCAAAAGTAATAACGAGTTTCAGGATGctataaataaagtactgaaTCCCCAACTGCAAGCCTCGTTGCTTCACGCCTCTTCATTCATATGTCCACATGTGGTACAACTGATTGTGCCTCTAATAAAACGAGAATTCGAAAAGAGGTTGTATAATGCGTTCAGAAAATTTGTTACATCGCTGATTTATCAACCTAGGGGTAATAAAAACGAGAGTCCAATATTCATTGATGCTTTGGTGGACTTGAAAGAAAACTGCAAAGTGAAACATGGTCGGGAAGTACCAGATATAGATGATGACGATGTTGTACAGCAGTGCTTGACCTATTGTCTGGCGACCTATGAGTCAACCTCTGGTGTCCTCTCGTTCATGGTGCACGAACTCGCACACAACCCGCACATTCAAAACAAATGCTATGAAGAAATCATGACAGTTCTTGAGAAACATGACGGGCCACTCACACTTGAGGCtttgaatgaaatgaaatatttggAAATGACATTGGATGAGACAATGAGGCTACACCCCACTCCGCATTGCATTGATCGAAAGTGTTCTTCTAAATATACATTACCTGATACAAATATAACGGTAGATAAAGGCACCTTTATCTTCATACCTGTTCATGGACTGCACCGTGACCCGAAGTACTACGAAAATCCTTACGTGTTTGATCCGGAGAGATTTCTTCCTGAAAACAAAGCTAAAACAGAACCGTATGTTTATTTACCTTTTGGAGATGGACCTAGAACGTGTTTAG GTCTTAGACTCGGGAAGATATTACTACTAGCGGTGATGTCTTCATTTCTGCAGAAGTTCAAAGTATCTCCTTGTGCTAAAAGCAAGCCGATAAGATACGATCCAGAAAGACAGCTGGCTACCACCGCTATTGGAGGAGTGTGGGTCAACATCGAACCGAGAAGTTAA